GAAAAAGCAGGACGATTTCGCGGCAGAGGTCGCTTCGATGGTCGGGTAGCAGTGGTCAGTGGTCGGTGACCGGTGGTCAGAGGAGATGTCTGTTCAAAACTATCGCCAATTGATCGCCTGGCAAAAGGACAATGGAATTGGTCGGATCGGTTTATGACCTAACGGAAGATTTCCCTTCGGAAGAACGTTTTGGCCTCACGATTCAGATCAGAAGGGCGGCAGTTTCGGTCGCCTCGAATATTGCGGAAGGGCAGGGCCGGAATTCAACACGCGTGTTCATTAACCACCTATCCATTTCGTACGGTTCGCTGATGGAAACTGAGACACAGACGCTTGTAGCAGAAATGCGAAACTACTCGACCCGCGAGAAACAAGATCGCGTTATGGATAAGGCCGCCGAAGTTGATAGACTCATAAACGGAATATCAAATTCGCTTGGAAGAAAAACTAGATCGGACAGATGACGCTGACCACCGACCACCGACCACCGACCACTCCGGTTTTTCGCCGGATTCTTCTCAAGCTATCCGGCGAGGCTCTGATGGGCTCGCAAAACTACGGCATTGATGTCGCTGTTGCGGCATCGGTTGCGGAGGAGTTAAAGACAGTTCACGAATTCGGCTGTGAGATCGCGATCGTCGTCGGTGGCGGCAATATCTTTCGCGGCGTTTCGGAATCTGCGGGCAACATGGACCGTGCGGCAGCCGATTATATCGGCATGCTTGCCACGGTCATGAACGCCGTCGTTCTGCAGGACGCTTTGGAAAAAGCGGATGTCTATACCCGCGTTATGTCGGCCATCGACATTCCGCAGCTTGCCGAACCGTTCATCAGGCGTCGGGCGATACGCCATTTGGAAAAGAAGCGGGTCGTGATATTTGCCGCCGGGACGGGAAATCCGTATTTCACTACCGATTCTGCGGCATCGCTTCGGGCACTTGAGATCCGAGCCGATGTCATTCTTAAGGCAACTAAGGTCGACGGCATATTTTCCGCCGATCCGAAGAAAGACCCGACGGCGACCAAATTTGACAAGATCACGTTTCAGGAAGTGCTCGAAAAGCGGCTGAATGTGATGGACGCTTCAGCCATCTCGCTTTGCCGCGACAACGACCTTCCGATCATGGTCTTTAACATGCTCGAGAACGGCAATATAATAAAGGCTTTG
This sequence is a window from Acidobacteriota bacterium. Protein-coding genes within it:
- a CDS encoding UMP kinase — its product is MTLTTDHRPPTTPVFRRILLKLSGEALMGSQNYGIDVAVAASVAEELKTVHEFGCEIAIVVGGGNIFRGVSESAGNMDRAAADYIGMLATVMNAVVLQDALEKADVYTRVMSAIDIPQLAEPFIRRRAIRHLEKKRVVIFAAGTGNPYFTTDSAASLRALEIRADVILKATKVDGIFSADPKKDPTATKFDKITFQEVLEKRLNVMDASAISLCRDNDLPIMVFNMLENGNIIKALSGDTSIGTLVTN